The Triticum aestivum cultivar Chinese Spring chromosome 7B, IWGSC CS RefSeq v2.1, whole genome shotgun sequence genome window below encodes:
- the LOC123159006 gene encoding legumin A, producing the protein MAVDLTPRQPAKAYGGEGGAYYEWSPAELPMLGVASIGAAKLSLAAGGMSLPSYSDSAKVAYVLQGKGTCGIVLPEGTKEKVVGVKEGDALALPFGVVTWWHNTPGSATELVVLFLGDTSKGHRPGQFTNFQLTGASGIFTGFSTEFVGRAWDLKQDDAAKLVSSQPASGIVKLSAGQKLPEPVAEDRKDMALNCLEAKLDVDIPKGGRVVVLNTANLPLVKEVGLGADLVRIDAHSMCSPGFSCDSAYQVTYIVRGSGRVQVVGPEGKRVLETRIEGGSLFIVPRFHVVSKIADASGMEWFSIITTPNPIFSHLAGKTSVWKAISPEVLEASFNTTPEMEKLFRSKRLDSEIFFAPN; encoded by the exons ATGGCGGTGGATCTCACCCCGAGGCAGCCGGCCAAGGCgtacggcggcgagggcggcgcctACTACGAGTGGAGCCCAGCCGAGTTGCCCATGCTCGGCGTCGCCTCCATCGGCGCCGCCAAGCTCTCGCTCGCCGCCGGCGGCATGTCCCTCCCCAGCTACTCCGACTCCGCGAAGGTCGCCTACGTCCTCCAAG GCAAGGGAACCTGCGGCATCGTCCTGCCGGAGGGCACCAAGGAGAAGGTGGTCGGCGTCAAGGAGGGCGACGCTCTGGCGCTCCCGTTCGGCGTGGTCACTTGGTGGCACAACACCCCGGGGTCCGCCACGGAGCTCGTCGTCCTCTTCCTTGGTGACACCTCCAAGGGCCACAGGCCCGGCCAGTTCACCAACTTCCAGCTCACGGGCGCCAGTGGCATCTTCACCGGCTTCTCCACAGAGTTCGTCGGCCGCGCCTGGGACCTCAAGCAGGACGACGCCGCCAAGCTCGTCTCCAGCCAGCCAGCCTCCGGCATCGTCAAGCTCTCGGCCGGGCAGAAGCTCCCCGAGCCGGTCGCAGAGGACCGCAAGGACATGGCGCTCAACTGCCTGGAGGCCAAGCTCGACGTGGACATCCCCAAGGGCGGCCGCGTGGTGGTGCTCAACACGGCCAACCTGCCGCTGGTGAAGGAGGTCGGGCTCGGGGCCGACCTGGTCAGGATCGACGCCCACTCCATGTGCTCCCCTGGATTCTCGTGCGACTCGGCGTACCAGGTCACGTACATCGTCCGTGGCAGCGGGCGCGTGCAGGTCGTCGGCCCCGAAGGCAAGCGCGTCCTGGAGACCCGCATTGAGGGCGGCAGCCTCTTCATCGTGCCCCGCTTCCACGTCGTATCCAAGATCGCCGATGCCTCCGGCATGGAGTGGTTCTCCATCATCACCACTCCCAA CCCGATCTTCAGCCACCTGGCGGGGAAGACGTCGGTGTGGAAGGCGATCTCGCCGGAGGTCCTGGAGGCGTCGTTCAACACGACGCCGGAGATGGAGAAGCTCTTCCGGTCCAAGAGGCTCGACTCGGAGATCTTCTTCGCCCCCAACTAG